The stretch of DNA TTTAAAAGTCCTTCCCTTGCTTCATTAAAGTCACATTCAAAATTAACGATTAGTTTTTTAAAAGTAGGCATATTTCGGGGAATTCCATTGTTAAATGCCTGCATTTCTATCTTAGTAATCGTTCCTATTGCTTCAAAAAGAAGATTAACATGTGGCAGTTTTACTTTTTGTACAGCAACCTGAAGAACCAGGTCACAATGTTTCAGCATCTGTGCCACATCCATTCTCCCCCATTTACGGGTAGAATTTTCTGTGAGCTGAGAGATTCTGCCGATGATTTCCTCAAAATAGACCGGGTTATGTAAACTCTTTTTTACCAACCTTTTTCTTTCTTCAGATTTTCAATATGAGCAAAATGATGATGGCAATGCCATGCGTAGAAAGCAAGATAATATCTTAAATCATAATCCTGGTTATTTTCCGGATGATGAAAAGTTCTTTCGAATTGCTTATTGGTAAGGGTTTTGAGTAGAACATGCCATCTCTGATGAGTTCCTTTGATCATTCTCATGGCTGGTTTCACCGGCATGCTAATACTATCCTGAAGTTCAGCCCATTTGGCTTCATCATAAGGTTTTATGGTAGGATTATCTTCCGTCAAAGCCAATTTAAAACGAATAAAACTGTTGATATGGCTGTCAGCGATATGGTTAATGAGCTGTCTTACCGTCCAACCTCCTTCTCTGTACGGAGTATCTAACTGATCATCTGTAAAGTCTTCAATAAGGTCTTTTAATCTTTCCGGAAAAATCTTAATCACCTTCATGTACTTATCCAACTCGATATCACAAATATAATTAGGTTTTTCAAACTGCCCTATCGGAAATTTCTTTTGTTCTAGAGTACTCATTTTTAATTATCTTGGTTAATATGTTCTTTATTTTTAATTAGGCAATAGAAAATTTTCTACCCTTCCGAAATCCGTTCTAAAATTACTACAAGAAAAGCAACAAAACAATAAGCAGTAAAAGAATGGGAGAAATGTGGTACCTAATATTCGTTTTGTTGGAAAAGAATACAATAAAAAAGCTTCAATTCTATTAAATTGAAGCCATTATTTTTTTAAAATCTACACTTAATAACCATGCAGATTAATCCCTTCTGTTCTTTGTAGAGTTACTTTTTTCCCCATTTTCTTTTGAATTACTCTGAAATGATGCAATTCATCATCCGTCAGGAGACTAATAGCAGTTCCTTTTTCGTTGGCACGCCCGGTTCTACCAATACGGTGAATATAATCCAAAGGCGAACGCGGTAATTCATAATTGATCACACAAGGCAAAGAGTCTATGTGAATACCACGACCAAGTAAGTCTGTAGCAACCAAAATCTGAGCCCCGTTGACTTTAAATTCTTCTAAATTATTTCTACGGGCACCTTGGGATTTCTGACTATGAATCGCGACTGCTTTAATTTTATTTTTTTTAAGCTTTTCAACTAAATTATCGGCAGATTTTGTAGAAGAAACAAAGATTAAAGCTTTTTCAACCTTTTTTTCTTTGATTAAATAACGTAAAAAAGGACCCTTATCTTCCGGAGAAACATGATAGGCCAGTTGCTCAATATGATCAATTTCAACTTCTTCTTTTTTGATTTCAATAATCGTCGGATTTATTGACAACTGTTTCTTCATTTCAGAAACTTTATCATCTAAAGTCGCCGAAAACATTGTTGTCTGTTTCATTACAGGCATTAGAGCGAAAAGCTTGTTCATTTCTTCACCAAAGCCTAATTGAAACATTTTATCTGCTTCATCAATGACCAAGTGTTTAATCTCTGAAATGCTCAGTGCTTTATGATCAATTAAATCTAATAAACGACCGGGCGTTGCAATAAGAACTTCTACCCCAAACATCCCTTTCATTTGTGGGTTAATAGAAACACCACCATAGACAGCCATCGTTCGAATCTCACGCTTTAGATTTTCTGTAAAAGCTCTGAAAACTTCATCAATTTGAATGGCCAATTCTCTTGTAGGAACCAATATTAAAACCTGAATATTACGATCTTTCTTAACCTCTGCATTTTGTAATTTTTCTAAAATGGGCATTACAAAACATGCTGTTTTTCCAGAACCTGTTTGCGCAATTCCCATCAAATCTTTCCCCTCTAAAATAACAGGGATAGCTTGTTCCTGAATGGGAAACGGCTTTAAATAGCCCAGTTTTTTAACAGAATGAATAATATTGTGTGATAATCCTAAAGACTCAAATGACATAGACTATTGATTTGGTGCAAAGATAAGCTATTGATATTTACTTTTCGTCCGAAATACAATTCTGCTGATAATTATCAATTGTATGAGGAAGTTATATTCAAAATAGTAGAATGTTTTTTTCTGATTTTAAATTTTATTGTTGCCGTTTTGTCCGATTATTTGTTTTTGGACAATTTTTTGAATAGTAGTTTTTATAAATTTATCAAAAATTAGAGAAACCCTAATATGAAAAAAGCATTAATAATAGTAGATGTACAGAATGATTTTTGTGAAGGTGGAGCATTAGCTGTTCCGGGAGCCAATGAAATTATTCCTTATATTAATCTTCTGATGGAAGAAAATGAATATGATCAGATTGTTTTAACCCAGGACTGGCATCCGGCGGACCATAAAAGTTTCGCCAGCAACAATGGGAAAAAAGTAGGTGAAAGTATTATTCTTAATGGGGTTCCCCAATTTATGTGGCCTGACCACTGTATCCAGGGAACTTTTGGTGCTGAATTTCATAAAGATCTGAATAGAGACAAGGTAACTCATATTATTCAAAAGGGTAAAAATACAGAGATTGACGCATATAGTGGTTTTCAGGATAACAACCATTTCATGAAAACCGGCCTGGATGATTTCTTAAAAT from Chryseobacterium piperi encodes:
- a CDS encoding DUF1569 domain-containing protein is translated as MVKKSLHNPVYFEEIIGRISQLTENSTRKWGRMDVAQMLKHCDLVLQVAVQKVKLPHVNLLFEAIGTITKIEMQAFNNGIPRNMPTFKKLIVNFECDFNEAREGLLKTMKEYQVCYTHHNLPDKHSLFGTMTEKDWGFLEYKHLNHHLKQFNV
- a CDS encoding YfiT family bacillithiol transferase, whose product is MSTLEQKKFPIGQFEKPNYICDIELDKYMKVIKIFPERLKDLIEDFTDDQLDTPYREGGWTVRQLINHIADSHINSFIRFKLALTEDNPTIKPYDEAKWAELQDSISMPVKPAMRMIKGTHQRWHVLLKTLTNKQFERTFHHPENNQDYDLRYYLAFYAWHCHHHFAHIENLKKEKGW
- a CDS encoding DEAD/DEAH box helicase, which produces MSFESLGLSHNIIHSVKKLGYLKPFPIQEQAIPVILEGKDLMGIAQTGSGKTACFVMPILEKLQNAEVKKDRNIQVLILVPTRELAIQIDEVFRAFTENLKREIRTMAVYGGVSINPQMKGMFGVEVLIATPGRLLDLIDHKALSISEIKHLVIDEADKMFQLGFGEEMNKLFALMPVMKQTTMFSATLDDKVSEMKKQLSINPTIIEIKKEEVEIDHIEQLAYHVSPEDKGPFLRYLIKEKKVEKALIFVSSTKSADNLVEKLKKNKIKAVAIHSQKSQGARRNNLEEFKVNGAQILVATDLLGRGIHIDSLPCVINYELPRSPLDYIHRIGRTGRANEKGTAISLLTDDELHHFRVIQKKMGKKVTLQRTEGINLHGY
- the pncA gene encoding bifunctional nicotinamidase/pyrazinamidase: MKKALIIVDVQNDFCEGGALAVPGANEIIPYINLLMEENEYDQIVLTQDWHPADHKSFASNNGKKVGESIILNGVPQFMWPDHCIQGTFGAEFHKDLNRDKVTHIIQKGKNTEIDAYSGFQDNNHFMKTGLDDFLKYHDIQLLEIVGLAMDYCVKFTCTDAVANGYVTCLHFNGTRAVNVKPDNGRDAIYEMLQKGVTVLG